GCGATCAGCGGAATGTCTTCCCGTCGATCTCGCAGTGGCGGCACATTGATGGTGACCACATTCAGCCGGTAATACAAATCCGCGCGAAAATTTCCTTTTTCAATTTCTTTCCACAGGTCTTTATTCGACGCCGTTAGAATGCGTGCATCCACGCGAACGGTTTTGTTGCCGCCGATTCGCGTGAACTCCTGATCTTGCAGGACGCGAAGAATTTTCGCCTGCGTGAAAATATTCATGTCGCCAATTTCGTCTAAAAACAGCGTGCCTTGATGCGCTTGCTCAAATTTGCCGATTCGTTTCTGGTACGCCCCTGTGAAAGCGCCTTTTTCGTGCCCAAACAGCTCGCTTTCTAACAGACTTTCCGGCAAGGCGGCGCAGTTGACTTTAATGAAAGGTTTCTCGTGACGAAGGCTGATAAATTGAATCAGGCTGGCAATAAGTTCCTTGCCGGTCCCGGTCTCGCCCTGAATCAGGATGCTGGCGTTGCTTTTTGCCACTTTTTTGATTAATTTCAAAATTTGCTTTATCTTCGGGCTTCGACTCACTAACGGATAATAATAATCGAAACCTAAATTTTTACCCCAACTTCTGGACAAATTGTCCGAAGTATCCAAGCTGGTCTCGGCCCAGCTCAGGTCCAATTCCTCTGCAAAGTTGTTCATGGTTGCCCTGTGATCGTTTTGGTTACCTTCTTCATTTAATTAATAAAAATGGACAACCCCAACCAGGTTTAGGCTGCAAATTCCCGGTTGTCGTGCTAAAAAAAACCTCGTTGGGGTTGTTAAGTTGTCAAATCAAAGTTGCCTGTGCTTTTTCTCTAAAATTTTTTGAAGAAGACCATGGTCGGAAAGAATCATTTTGTCATTCTTATTTACAAAATCTGTGCCAACTCCCAAAATAAAACCTCAAAATTCGTTTTGTTCAGTGAAAAAAGACGAAACTTGCCCGGATTTTACATGGATAATTATCTGTTTTTTCATCTATTAGCGACTTTTTCCTGCTATCGCCATTAATCTAAAGAAAAGTATCGCTAACAACCAAACAAAACCATTTTTATTTATTTTTGCTTAATCCGTGGTCGGAAAATGAACAAAATTTAGGCACTTTTAAAATTTTTATTAAAAATTCACCGAGCAA
This sequence is a window from Calditrichota bacterium. Protein-coding genes within it:
- a CDS encoding sigma-54-dependent Fis family transcriptional regulator, whose amino-acid sequence is MNNFAEELDLSWAETSLDTSDNLSRSWGKNLGFDYYYPLVSRSPKIKQILKLIKKVAKSNASILIQGETGTGKELIASLIQFISLRHEKPFIKVNCAALPESLLESELFGHEKGAFTGAYQKRIGKFEQAHQGTLFLDEIGDMNIFTQAKILRVLQDQEFTRIGGNKTVRVDARILTASNKDLWKEIEKGNFRADLYYRLNVVTINVPPLRDRREDIPLIA